Proteins found in one Arthrobacter pascens genomic segment:
- a CDS encoding matrixin family metalloprotease, whose translation MEDLPPRHSHQGARKRGAGRLIRNLLLVVAIGAGAFVVAGLAYGDPRLVGLLDVRIGPGAGQPGATGGAQPPAEGRPDAPPPGLEEADAPLATPEQPPFASDSYRFLAENSDGTPVGYSPCRPLHYVINNDLVPADAQHLIPEAINTVSLATGIRFIYDGATTEQPSGQRAPYQPDSYGDRWAPLLISWTTPEAAPQLKGKVIGTGGSTHFSYDDGPKTFVTGSLELDAPQITEELRQPDGKLYATAVILHELGHVMGLEHVDDPRQLMFPEIGTPEGLAVGDLNGLHELGKAHCRKDL comes from the coding sequence GTGGAGGACCTGCCTCCGCGCCACTCGCACCAAGGCGCCCGGAAGCGTGGTGCCGGACGGCTTATCCGCAACCTGCTGCTGGTTGTAGCCATCGGTGCGGGAGCCTTTGTGGTTGCCGGCCTGGCCTACGGCGATCCCCGCTTGGTGGGATTGCTAGACGTCCGCATCGGCCCCGGAGCTGGCCAGCCAGGGGCAACCGGTGGGGCGCAGCCACCAGCGGAAGGCCGCCCCGATGCTCCGCCGCCAGGGTTGGAGGAGGCCGATGCTCCGCTCGCAACGCCGGAACAGCCCCCTTTTGCCAGCGATTCGTACCGGTTCCTGGCGGAGAACAGCGACGGCACTCCGGTGGGTTACTCTCCCTGCCGGCCGCTCCACTATGTAATCAACAATGATCTGGTTCCCGCCGACGCCCAGCACCTCATTCCGGAGGCCATCAACACGGTGTCCCTGGCTACCGGAATCCGCTTCATCTACGACGGCGCCACCACGGAACAGCCGTCCGGGCAAAGGGCGCCGTACCAGCCGGATTCCTACGGGGACCGGTGGGCTCCCCTGCTGATCTCCTGGACCACTCCCGAGGCTGCACCCCAGCTCAAGGGCAAGGTCATCGGCACTGGCGGAAGCACCCACTTCAGCTACGACGACGGTCCCAAGACATTCGTCACCGGCAGCCTGGAGCTGGATGCCCCGCAGATCACCGAAGAACTGCGGCAGCCGGACGGGAAGCTCTACGCCACCGCCGTCATCCTGCACGAACTCGGCCACGTCATGGGCCTGGAACATGTGGACGACCCCCGGCAGCTCATGTTCCCTGAGATCGGCACGCCGGAGGGCCT